The following are from one region of the Microbacterium paraoxydans genome:
- a CDS encoding MFS transporter, which translates to MSGQSQGGFTPTGTIATAADRRRVVFATVVGTTVEWYDFFIYATAVGLVFGQLFFAPLGANSALVGFATVGVSFLFRPLGAFLAGHYGDKLGRKAVLMWTLILMGAATALIGLLPTYETIGVMAPVLLVLLRIVQGISAGGEWGGAVLMAVEHAPRKKRGIFGASPQIGVPLGLLLASGVMALMTAIAPGDQFLAWGWRVPFLLSVVLILVGYYVRRRVEESPVFAELAERKEKAKMPIVQLFRKHLLLVIIAALVFAGNNAVGYMTTGGYIQGYATNPEGPIGLERGPVLWAVTGSAVTWLLTTLLAGWVSDRIGRRTTYLIGWVLQLVGVFTLFPLVNTGDVGLLFAGLAILTIGLGFTYGPQAALYTELFPASIRFSGVSISYAIGAIAGGAFAPTIATFIVDQTGSTEAVTWYLAGMTLLGLVATLLLRDRSGIPLGPDHEEEQSVSPIRGLAKV; encoded by the coding sequence GAGCGGGCAGTCACAGGGTGGGTTCACGCCCACCGGAACCATCGCGACGGCGGCCGACCGGCGTCGTGTCGTCTTCGCCACCGTCGTCGGGACCACCGTCGAGTGGTACGACTTCTTCATCTACGCCACGGCGGTCGGGCTCGTCTTCGGACAGCTCTTCTTCGCGCCGCTCGGCGCCAACAGCGCTCTCGTCGGCTTCGCCACGGTCGGTGTGAGCTTCCTCTTCCGGCCCCTCGGCGCGTTCCTCGCCGGCCACTACGGCGACAAGCTCGGCCGCAAGGCCGTGCTGATGTGGACGCTGATCCTCATGGGGGCCGCGACCGCCCTGATCGGTCTGCTCCCCACGTACGAGACCATCGGCGTCATGGCGCCGGTCCTCCTCGTGCTGCTGCGCATCGTGCAGGGCATCTCGGCCGGCGGCGAGTGGGGCGGCGCAGTGCTGATGGCCGTCGAGCACGCCCCGCGCAAGAAGCGCGGCATCTTCGGCGCCTCCCCGCAGATCGGCGTGCCGCTCGGCCTGCTGCTCGCCTCGGGCGTCATGGCGCTGATGACCGCGATCGCTCCGGGCGACCAGTTCCTCGCGTGGGGCTGGCGCGTGCCGTTCCTGCTGAGCGTCGTGCTGATCCTCGTGGGCTACTACGTCCGCCGTCGGGTGGAGGAGAGCCCGGTGTTCGCCGAGCTCGCCGAGCGCAAGGAGAAGGCGAAGATGCCGATCGTGCAGCTCTTCCGCAAGCACCTGCTGCTCGTCATCATCGCGGCCCTCGTCTTCGCCGGGAACAACGCCGTGGGCTACATGACCACCGGCGGCTACATCCAGGGCTACGCCACGAACCCCGAAGGGCCCATCGGCCTCGAGCGCGGGCCCGTGCTGTGGGCGGTCACCGGATCGGCCGTGACCTGGCTGCTCACCACGCTGCTGGCCGGCTGGGTGTCCGACCGCATCGGCCGTCGCACGACCTACCTCATCGGCTGGGTGCTCCAGCTCGTCGGCGTGTTCACGCTGTTCCCGCTCGTCAACACGGGTGACGTGGGGCTGCTGTTCGCGGGTCTCGCGATCCTCACGATCGGCCTGGGCTTCACCTACGGGCCGCAGGCGGCGCTGTACACCGAGCTGTTCCCCGCGAGCATCCGGTTCTCCGGTGTCTCCATCTCGTACGCGATCGGCGCGATCGCCGGTGGCGCCTTCGCGCCCACGATCGCGACGTTCATCGTCGATCAGACCGGCTCCACCGAGGCGGTCACCTGGTACCTCGCGGGCATGACCCTCCTCGGCCTCGTCGCCACGCTCCTGCTGCGCGACCGCTCGGGCATCCCGCTCGGTCCGGACCATGAGGAGGAGCAGTCGGTCAGCCCGATCCGCGGGCTCGCGAAGGTCTGA
- a CDS encoding IclR family transcriptional regulator, translated as MPERPVTPASQTLSRGIRILEVLADARGALTIDDIAGRLDVHRSIAYRLLRTLEDHGLVTRDASGAVSLGARMAALAAGVAHDLQAEALPELTAIANELGMTCFLAVLDGAECITLASVEPRHAVASVAQRPGARHSVTVGAPGKAILAQLDGAEVPVGISPALRADVDTAAARGYATSHDEVIPTVQSVAVSLRLRGQRPAAIAVVHVATDLDDAEIAARLQRSAALIREALDG; from the coding sequence ATGCCCGAGCGCCCCGTCACCCCCGCCTCTCAGACATTGAGCCGCGGCATCCGCATCCTCGAGGTGCTCGCCGACGCCCGCGGCGCGCTGACCATCGACGACATCGCCGGACGCCTCGATGTGCACCGGTCCATCGCCTACCGCCTCCTCCGCACCCTCGAGGATCACGGTCTCGTCACCCGCGACGCGAGCGGCGCCGTGAGCCTCGGCGCCCGCATGGCCGCCCTCGCCGCCGGCGTCGCCCACGACCTCCAGGCCGAGGCCCTGCCGGAGCTCACCGCCATCGCGAACGAGCTCGGCATGACCTGCTTCCTCGCCGTCCTCGACGGGGCCGAGTGCATCACCCTCGCCAGCGTCGAGCCGCGGCACGCCGTCGCCAGCGTCGCGCAGCGGCCCGGCGCCCGGCACTCCGTCACGGTCGGCGCCCCCGGGAAGGCGATCCTCGCGCAGCTCGACGGCGCGGAGGTGCCCGTCGGCATCTCCCCCGCCCTGCGCGCCGACGTCGACACCGCCGCCGCACGCGGGTACGCGACCAGCCACGACGAGGTCATCCCCACGGTGCAGTCCGTCGCCGTCTCGCTGCGTCTGCGCGGCCAGCGTCCCGCCGCGATCGCGGTCGTGCACGTGGCCACCGACCTGGACGACGCGGAGATCGCCGCGCGACTCCAGCGTTCCGCCGCCCTCATCCGCGAAGCCCTCGACGGCTGA